The region CGAAAACAGGATCGTGTCCGAGTCCGGCCGGCCGAAATGTCGGGCAATCCGGCGTATGCCCCGCTTCAGGCTTTCTGTGCTTATTTCAGAACGAGCAGGGCCGATTTCCGCGGCGTTGTTATCCAATTTCAACCACACCTATCGCCCTTCCCGGAGCCGGGCCCGCGCTCAGCCCTTAGCCCTTAGCCCTTAGCGGATCGGAGCCAGAAGATCCAACGGCAGGCCGCTTTCCTGCCGGGACGGTACCCGGGCATAGGTTTCGGTCGGCTGCGTGGGCGGTACGTTGAATTCTTCGCGAGCATAGGGTTCTGCCTGCTGGCGGGAAGACAACCCGAGCGTGGTCAGCAGGGAGCCTGTCGCGGCCAGGAGCTTGTAATCCGCAAAGTAGGAGCTGAATTGAGCCGTATTGGCCAGAACTTCCACGTTGTAGCGGGTGTTCTGGGCATCCAGAACATCGAGCAGCGACCGCTGGCCCACGTCGAACTGCTCACTGTAGGAGTTCACCAGCAACGCGCTCTGGTTGGCCTGGCGGCGCAGCGTCTGGGCCAATTCCGCCATCCGGCTGCGCTGATCCCAGGCGTCACGGACTGATTCCTCGATTTCGCGATGGGTCTGGTGCAGGACCAGGCGCGCTTCGCTGGCACGGCGAACGTGTTCCTGCGTATTGGCCTTCGCGATGCCGCCGTTGTAGATCCGCCAGCGTCCGACGAGCCGTGCCTGGAAATCGTGCGTGCGTCCGTCATCGCCATCGATGTCGTAACCGGTACGGGCCCGGCCTTCGAGGAAGAATTCCGGAAACTGGCCGGCGCGCGCCGCATCGACTTCAGCATCGGCAACGTCAATATCGGCATTCGCAAGGTGGACACGCGGGTTCTGCGACCTGGCCTTGCCGATCGCGGCCGCGAGCGTGCCCGGCACCCTGTTGGAAACGCTCGGCGGCATGCTGGCATTGCCGAGCGGCTTGCCGACAAGCTTCAGGAAGCGGATTTCCGCCGCCGCCTGCTCGCGCTCCGCTTCCTGCATACGCGCTTCGGCGGCCAGGACACGCTCGAGCACCTGCTGACGATCGGCTTCCGTAAGGGTACCTGCAGAAATGGAGGAGGAAATGTTTTCCTGAATGCGGCGATGGTAGCTCAGGTTGCTTGCCGTTGCCTGAACAATTTTCACCTGCAGAAGATATTCAAGATATTCGCGAACGACCTGCAGACCGATATATTCGCTGCGCTCCATCACGCGGAAAGAGGCGCTGTCCACACGTGCTGCCTGACGATTTTTCTCCGCAAGGCGGCCG is a window of Roseibium salinum DNA encoding:
- a CDS encoding TolC family protein encodes the protein MCSVALGTPAGAISLHEAVGTAVESNPEIGQAAQNREAIEFELRQARGLYMPRIDLEGSVGVRRLDNDSRRALGTEDDALTPTEFSAVVTQTLFNGGGRLAEKNRQAARVDSASFRVMERSEYIGLQVVREYLEYLLQVKIVQATASNLSYHRRIQENISSSISAGTLTEADRQQVLERVLAAEARMQEAEREQAAAEIRFLKLVGKPLGNASMPPSVSNRVPGTLAAAIGKARSQNPRVHLANADIDVADAEVDAARAGQFPEFFLEGRARTGYDIDGDDGRTHDFQARLVGRWRIYNGGIAKANTQEHVRRASEARLVLHQTHREIEESVRDAWDQRSRMAELAQTLRRQANQSALLVNSYSEQFDVGQRSLLDVLDAQNTRYNVEVLANTAQFSSYFADYKLLAATGSLLTTLGLSSRQQAEPYAREEFNVPPTQPTETYARVPSRQESGLPLDLLAPIR